DNA from Phocoena phocoena chromosome 1, mPhoPho1.1, whole genome shotgun sequence:
CAAAGAACTGCAATTGCCTTAGAGCGCTTTCCACGTGCCAGGAAACGCCTCAGTGCTTTAATATAACTCATTCAATCCCCAAAGCAATCCTACTCTGTAGGTACCATTATtgtcttttaagatatttttatcttAAGATGAAACCGAGGCACAGTGAGGTTAAGAAACTTTTCCAGGCTGACACAGAAGTGGCGGAGCCAGAATTGGAACCCACCCTGGGTGGGTCCACACTCCATGAGCTTAACCGCTACTGGAGGGGGATGAGGGGGGCTCCCTTGGTTAAGTCCCTCACCAATCACTGCTGTCGTGAGAATCCAAGGTACAGCATGAGGAGGCAGCAGGAAATCACTAACCCCCGGGCCACCTCTTACTCAGTTGTCTAAGCAAGGTCGGCTTATCCGCAGCCTCTGGAGGCCAACTCAGCCGGTCGCGCAGGCGCAGATCGACAGGCTTGGTTTCTATGGTTCCAGGGCGCGACTGCGGAAGGCAGGTCGGCTCCCGTCGTCGCGCTGCAAGCGTCGCGCTGCGGGCTTCCTTTGCGGCAGGCCTCATTGTCGCCTGAGGATCTTCTAGTAACGGCGGTCTGCAAGGAGTCAAGGGCACAGCTGCTGGACGGTAGGGGCTGCGTTTGTTTGCGGGACGATTAAGCCTAAGGAGCTTCCTTCCGAGATCTCTTTAACAGATTTCCTCTTGGCTTGCTGGGTGTCCGTTCTCCCTGGCCGTGTTTTCTGCTTTTCCAGGCCCCTTGGTCCACACAGCCAGTGTCATCGAAGCTTGTAGGCCGCGCCTCTCTCGGCTCTCTCTCCAGGTTAACGTAGCTTTGTGGCGGACTCATACTTTGGCCTTCTGTTTCTTAACCTGAAGTCCACGCTCCTTGTCCCGGCTTGCATGGCCCTGCGGGATTTGGGCCCCGTCAACCTCTTAAGCTCGTTTCGTTCTTCTTCCCGACATGCACTCTGCGCTCCAGCCACGTCTGGGTGCTCAGTGTCCCCCAGACATACCCAGCACCTCCGGCTGTAACTCGTGCTGTGTGTGCCCTACTGGAATACTCTGCTCACGGAGCTTCATTTGGCAAGCGCCACCCATCTCAAAGGCATTTTCCAGTCTCATGGGCAGAATTGGTGCTTCCTACTTCGAGCTCTACCTCTTGTGCTTTTCTGTTGGGTTCCTAATTCCACGTGTGTGTCCTCATTTTTGTGCTTAGGTTGCAATGCTTTTCCTCCCCATCCCAGTGTCTGGAACGTTATTACTAAGTAAATGACTGAAAGAATGGGTAGAAAAATTTTAGATTACATTCATTTGTAAATCTGCCACTCATAGGTAACTATTGACCCTTTTTTGTGCTTCCTTCCAGTCTTCTTTTGCAgaagttttttttggggggggcattaTTGTAatcccccctttttttcattcaatattcaAGTGTATGTTTCATGTGTGTTCTTTTCCCTTCATGTTCTACCAGATAGGTACCAGATTTGATTATCCATTTCTCTATTGTTGCACTTTAAAGttgtttgaaattcttttttttttttttatcccccaACAGTTACTGAGCTCCtacctggtccctgccctcaaggcacTCATTGTTCAATGGGGGAGGCATTCATGTAGACAGTGCATTACAGGGGTGTGGGAAGTACTATGAAATGTCGATGATGCTGTGCTAACACAGGAGGGACATAACCATTTCAGGATGGCTTCTTAGAAGTGTCATCTAAATTATATGGATcggaaaatgtaaagaaatgttttcatgcttgtgcttttttgtttatttcagttatttcttcagATCTATCTCAAAGAATTGGGATAACTGAGTCAAAATATAAacacttttttaaacttttgataaAAATGACCTTATCAGTATAGAGGATTTTAATGCATTGTTTTTTAGTTCTAGTTGTCTTTTCCTTGAGTTTTGTGAAAGCACAGAAATTGCTCATCTACCATAAACTGGAAGAACCTGtctaatgaaaaagtttgaggaGAAGTAGTTGGGAGAATAGTATGAAATAGCTTTCTTGAGAGCTATGTATCTAAGTTACTTCATTTTTCTCAGAAGTTTCTCATTTGATTGCAATTTTAcggcattctttctttttcttccacttcAGCCATGCCTTTCTTTGATGTGCAGAAAAGGCTGGGTCTTGACTTAGACCGCTGGATGACAATCCAGAGTGCTGAGCAGCCAAACAAGATTCCAGGTCGATGCCAtgcttttgaaaaagaatggatagagTGCGCACATGGTATTGGTGGTATTCGCGCGGAGAAAGAGTGCAAGATAGAATATGATGATTTCGTAGAGTGTCTACTTCGACAGAAAACGGTGAGGAAGTGATGGAGACAGGCACTGAATTACTTCCTCATTTCTTTGGGActacttttaagtatttttaattggTCACTGGGCATTAGTTTGCCCAATGTGAATTGGCAAAACTTTTGTGGTGAAACTCCTTCCATACTTAGGTACCATGTCAAGGAAGTTAAAAACCTTCAGATCTGACAAGGGCCTCTTATTCCTCAGTGTTCTTCCTAATGTTCTCACATATTTTCCTTAGCATTGTAccctgctgcagccaccaggttagaaatttcatgtgtatatttccatttttgcgTAGACTATAAAGTAAAGAATACTAACCAGCATTGGGGTGTTTGTCCTTGAAAATCTTTGGGTGAATATATTTCAACCCAATATATATATCCAATCCTCACTGGGGAAGAGATTAAAATTCTGTAGATCTATTACATTGAAACTGATAAAACAATCTCTGGATTGATTTCTACTCTGGGGAGGATGGAGGTGTTAATGAGATTGCTTTAGGTGAGCCTGACCAAAAATGCAGGGGGCAAAAAAAGGTTAACGGCATGGTGTCTGCTTCCTCAAGAGTTGAATGAATTGCAGAACATGTAGGGCCCTGTTCTCCCTTAGAGAAGAAATCTTTGGCTGTGGGCCATCATTTTGCCTATTTCTGTGCTccagatataacaaatataaatgtttttattacttttaactcCTTGGGGTTCAGGCATACAATTTAGATTTTCACTTAAATGTTTCTCAAAGTTATctgtatcaaaattttaaaatttcttgttttttataaTCTGCTCTTGGCATTTGGATTATGTGAAGCTAAATTTGGAAGGAATGAAGGGGTGTCAGGTAATAATTTTGTATTGATCTCTAAAGGAATATTGATCATCGAGTAATATTGTAGTATTACTGAGGGACGAGGAGTGGGTCACGGTTGGCCACCTACCAGCTATTTAGTTCAGTGTGTCTTAACTTGTCTTCTGCGGGCCCCACTTATTCCTTGCTCAGATTAAGACTTTACTCATTATGGAAAATTAACACCAAGAAGAGACAGTGTGATGAGGCGGGAAGAACattagattgggagtttggagagCTTGATTTTGATGCTGGTTTTGCCACTACTAGTTTCATGACTTTGAGCAAGTCATTTCTCTTGTagtcttggtttccttatctggaaatatAAAGTGTTACTCTAAGGTCACTCCTCATCCTGTGCGTTTATGAATAGATAACGTTACCATTTTGGAGGTCATCTAAGTGAAGAAGCTAGTGAATCAAGGAATTAGAATCAAGCGCTGTTCTAAGTTCTTAGAATGTAATAATGCATATATTTCTCACAGTAATCTCCTGTGAGATGCATTACGtttattttccccattgtgtgATTAAAAAGTTGAAGCAGGGAAATATTAAGGCTATTACCTAAGGTCATATAGCCCAGTAAGAGGTGGAAATGGCATATGAACCTGGCAGTGCTGGTTCCAGACCCTGTGCTTGTATCCAGAACACCAAGTGGTGATTGGTTCTAGGTGGAAGAAAGATGTGACATATGATGGTGTGATAGCTCAGCCATGACTAGTCTGTTGGGAGACTCTTTAATAGAGAAATGTTaagaatacagtttttaaaatgattattgtttATGTTAGTATTTAGGATACCTAGAGTTTCTTTTCCTACTGAAGTTACATCCTAACTAATTCTTTAAAGTTCATGGGATGTTTAATTGAACATACTACCTCTTCATGCCTTTGTGAAAACCTAGTcattcactcaaaaaatatttattggatcaCCTATTCTGTCAGGAACTATTCCAGGTACCGGAAATACAGCAGTAAGCAAAAGTCTCTGCCCTAATGGAGCTTATATGCAGGacagtggggcaggggtgggggtgacaGTAAGCGGTGGGATACAGAAAATTTCCAAACAAGCGAAGATAGTGTGTCCGGTGTTGGTAAGTGCGGTGGTGAAAATAAACAGAAGGATAGGAAGCAGGAGAAGGCATGTATGCTCTTTTAAATAGAGTGCTACAAAAAGAGCTCAGTGATAgaagacatttgagcagagactttGAGATAGTGAACCACATGCACATGAGGGAAGAATGTTccgggcagaggaaacagcaagtggaAGGGTCTCTGAGCTGGAGCAGAGAGCCAGGAGAAGGGTATTAAGAGATAAAGTCAGAGATGTGGGCTTTTTAAGTCCTTCCAGGGAAGGAGTCAGCTTTTCCTCTCAGTAAGATGAAAGCCGTTGGGTTTTGAGCCACGGAATAGTGCAGTCAGGATTAGTAAGTCTTTTCCATGTCACAGAATCCATGAATTAGGATTCTCATATAATCTTGAATAGCATGGCTTTCCTCTATTGGGAATGTCCTACTGAGGAGAAGAGGCAGAACTCAAGGCTCTGCCTATCCGAGTGACTAGTAGCTGAGCACATACCACGTCTTTCTTTCAGTGTGGTCCAGAGACCTCTTTGGCTATTTCTGCTTCATTCATACCCAGTGAACAGTCACCAGCAGCAGTGCCACCTTCACATAGAGAGGTCAGGAATATATAAGCTGTGAGATGATctcagcttttaatattttaaaagattttaatatgCACAAGTATACCTCTTAAAGCCTTTGGATCtgtattgtttttgtaaataccTGTATTCCTCTATATCATAGGAACATTTTAGTTATTAGTTTTCAAGGAGATATTATTATATATACCAGAAATTTATTTGTTAAAAGCTTGGGAAATGTGTTCTTTAAAgaagggatttatcccagaggcCCTCTAGGATGAAAGACTTCCatagtttaaaaatgaaaccaattTTTTATTCAGCTTCTCCAGCCCTCACTTTCCAGTGCATATCTCCCCCAAGTTTAAATACTTTCTTCCTTTGACAGATGAAACGTCTGAGTGCCATCAAGAG
Protein-coding regions in this window:
- the NDUFS5 gene encoding NADH dehydrogenase [ubiquinone] iron-sulfur protein 5, which gives rise to MPFFDVQKRLGLDLDRWMTIQSAEQPNKIPGRCHAFEKEWIECAHGIGGIRAEKECKIEYDDFVECLLRQKTMKRLSAIKRQRDKLIKEGKYTPPPQHLGKEDP